A genomic segment from Segniliparus rotundus DSM 44985 encodes:
- a CDS encoding HAD family hydrolase: protein MRQIRANVILNSVSQPAAFFDLDRTLIAKSSSLAFGRPFYEQGLVGRRAVLKSSYAQFLFQLSGADHQQMDRLRKHLADMCAGWDVGEVKAVVAETLRDIVEPLVFSEATELIAAHKARGHRVVVVSASGQEVVEPIAKLLGADHSMATKMTVKEGKYTGEVDFYCFGEGKVDAIASLAEQEGLDLAASYAYADSITDLPMLAAVGNPTAVNPDRALRKAANKRSWPVLFFSRPVSLRARLLSRTAQQLPKAKTALISAAGSLTAAAAGTLTYVALTRKRG from the coding sequence ATGCGGCAGATCCGCGCGAACGTTATCCTGAACAGTGTGTCTCAACCGGCGGCTTTTTTCGACCTCGACCGCACCCTGATTGCGAAATCGAGCTCGCTCGCGTTCGGCCGCCCGTTCTACGAGCAGGGCCTCGTCGGACGCAGAGCAGTGTTGAAAAGCAGCTACGCGCAGTTCCTCTTCCAACTCTCCGGAGCCGACCACCAGCAGATGGACCGGCTCCGCAAGCATCTTGCGGACATGTGCGCGGGGTGGGACGTCGGCGAGGTGAAGGCAGTGGTGGCCGAAACTTTGCGGGACATCGTCGAGCCCCTGGTGTTCTCCGAGGCGACTGAGTTGATCGCCGCGCACAAGGCCAGGGGGCACCGTGTCGTCGTGGTCTCCGCCTCCGGCCAAGAAGTGGTCGAGCCCATCGCGAAACTTCTCGGAGCCGACCATTCGATGGCGACGAAAATGACCGTCAAAGAAGGCAAATACACCGGCGAGGTTGACTTCTACTGTTTCGGCGAAGGCAAAGTCGACGCGATAGCGTCACTCGCCGAGCAGGAGGGCTTGGACCTCGCGGCAAGCTACGCCTACGCGGACTCCATCACCGACCTGCCGATGCTCGCCGCAGTCGGCAACCCGACAGCCGTGAACCCGGACCGGGCGTTGCGCAAGGCGGCGAACAAGCGCAGCTGGCCGGTGCTCTTTTTCTCCCGGCCGGTGTCCTTGCGGGCGCGTCTGCTGTCACGGACGGCGCAGCAACTGCCGAAAGCAAAAACAGCGCTCATCTCCGCGGCGGGCTCTCTCACAGCGGCGGCGGCGGGCACGCTCACCTATGTGGCCCTCACCCGCAAACGCGGCTAG
- the ybeY gene encoding rRNA maturation RNase YbeY, whose translation MSVELSNESGLSAPEGMLIHVAQFALDQMRVNPAAELSMLLVDTTTMAHLHQQWMNLPGPTDVLSFPMDDAEPDGRPDAVEAAQTLLGDIVLCPEVAAEQAEAAGHSAEHEMIVLTVHGVLHILGYDHAEPEEEAEMFALQGKLVDRWYLSLKAQAKAEALGRRDTKLLRSVGLDAEGDG comes from the coding sequence GTGAGCGTGGAATTGTCCAACGAGTCGGGCCTGTCGGCGCCCGAGGGCATGTTGATCCATGTCGCGCAATTCGCCCTCGACCAGATGCGGGTCAACCCCGCCGCGGAGCTGTCCATGCTGTTGGTGGACACGACCACGATGGCGCACCTGCATCAACAGTGGATGAACCTCCCAGGGCCCACCGATGTGCTCTCTTTCCCCATGGACGACGCCGAGCCGGACGGGCGCCCCGACGCGGTCGAAGCGGCGCAGACCCTCCTCGGCGACATCGTGCTGTGCCCGGAAGTCGCCGCGGAGCAGGCGGAGGCCGCCGGGCATTCCGCCGAGCACGAGATGATCGTCTTGACCGTGCACGGCGTGCTGCACATCCTCGGCTACGACCACGCCGAGCCCGAAGAGGAGGCCGAAATGTTCGCCTTGCAGGGCAAGTTGGTCGATCGGTGGTATTTGAGCCTGAAAGCGCAGGCCAAAGCGGAAGCGCTGGGCAGAAGGGACACCAAGCTCCTGCGCAGCGTCGGTTTGGACGCCGAGGGCGACGGTTGA
- a CDS encoding RDD family protein, giving the protein MSDPFEAMRIPREPAPDSAPGQPVPQQGAAPAAPVPAQPVRQAPAQGSRFAGHPTPGPSEDPFDHMRIRPESVQPPMRPGGDGAPVPAGAAPQARSQSKTLLADVPRLRTYSGSATLGARILARIVDAVVVAAVAVGLWFLFASLLKGKLVLDFSVRSYFAFALVFVALNLIYEVLCTQFGGSTLGRAIFKLHIVQYNTGEVMDTSTSITRQLLPSAAFLVPFAGIVLAPLTYLSALWDPTRLKRDWNDRLTETTWVRRD; this is encoded by the coding sequence GTGAGCGACCCGTTCGAAGCGATGCGCATCCCTCGGGAGCCGGCCCCTGATTCCGCGCCGGGCCAGCCCGTGCCACAGCAGGGCGCGGCCCCGGCTGCGCCTGTCCCCGCGCAGCCTGTCCGGCAGGCCCCGGCCCAGGGCTCTCGTTTCGCCGGGCACCCGACGCCCGGACCTTCCGAGGACCCCTTCGACCACATGCGGATTCGTCCGGAAAGCGTCCAGCCGCCCATGCGCCCCGGCGGCGATGGCGCCCCGGTTCCTGCGGGAGCCGCCCCGCAAGCGCGGAGCCAGAGCAAAACGCTTTTGGCGGACGTGCCGCGCTTGCGGACGTACTCCGGCTCTGCGACCCTCGGCGCACGGATCCTCGCGCGGATTGTCGACGCCGTCGTGGTCGCGGCGGTCGCAGTCGGACTGTGGTTCTTGTTCGCCTCCTTGCTCAAAGGCAAGCTCGTGCTGGATTTCAGCGTGAGGAGCTATTTCGCGTTCGCTCTTGTTTTTGTCGCATTGAACCTGATCTACGAGGTTTTGTGCACGCAGTTCGGCGGCAGCACCCTCGGCCGGGCGATTTTCAAGCTCCACATCGTGCAATACAACACCGGCGAGGTGATGGACACGAGCACGTCCATCACCCGGCAGTTGCTTCCCTCGGCGGCGTTCTTGGTCCCGTTCGCCGGGATCGTGCTCGCCCCGCTCACGTATCTTTCCGCGCTGTGGGACCCCACGCGCCTCAAGCGGGACTGGAACGACCGGCTCACCGAGACCACCTGGGTGCGCCGGGACTGA
- a CDS encoding DUF501 domain-containing protein, with protein sequence MTVSEDDLAVIERQLSRRPRGVLDVAYRCPDGSPGVVMTSPRLPDGTPFPTLYYLTDPRLTATAGRFESVGAMAVLAQALAANEDFAAQYRRAHQAYLAKRAEAASIAGCGGLDGDFSAGGMPDRVKCLHALIGHSLAEGPGLNPVGDVAVALGVRVWGERQKGAWPTQWPPLSSWPDLEEQLVAAHA encoded by the coding sequence GTGACGGTCTCGGAAGACGATTTGGCCGTCATCGAGCGGCAGCTCTCACGTCGCCCCCGAGGCGTGTTGGACGTGGCGTACCGATGCCCGGACGGCAGTCCCGGCGTTGTGATGACCAGTCCGAGACTGCCGGACGGCACCCCGTTCCCCACCTTGTACTACTTGACCGATCCGAGGCTCACCGCGACCGCGGGCCGGTTCGAGTCCGTGGGCGCCATGGCGGTGTTGGCCCAAGCCTTGGCCGCGAACGAAGATTTCGCCGCGCAGTACCGCCGTGCGCACCAGGCGTATCTCGCCAAACGCGCCGAGGCCGCCAGCATCGCCGGTTGCGGGGGTCTGGACGGCGATTTCAGCGCGGGCGGCATGCCGGACCGGGTGAAATGCCTGCACGCGCTCATCGGGCACTCTTTGGCGGAGGGGCCTGGGCTCAATCCGGTCGGGGACGTCGCTGTGGCGTTGGGCGTGCGGGTGTGGGGAGAGCGTCAAAAAGGAGCGTGGCCCACGCAGTGGCCGCCGCTTTCGAGCTGGCCTGATCTCGAAGAGCAACTCGTGGCCGCGCATGCTTGA
- a CDS encoding LLM class flavin-dependent oxidoreductase → MTTNPLSFHWFLPTYGDSRGLIAGGHGTHMSGDRPATLRYLKQISFAAEENGFEAALTPAGAWCEDAWLTTALLAESAETLKFLVAFRPGLISPTLAAQMAATYQWHTQGRLLLNVVTGGEAHEQQAYGDFLPKAERYERCAEFLDVVRRLWTSRDPVSLDGKHIRVHEALLARRPDPVPPVFFGGSSPEAGQVAAAYADTYLTWGEPVDAVREKLDWIRSLAAERDRQLTYGLRIHVIARDTSEQAWAEAARLLAGVDPAEVERVQHNLARSESEGQKRMLALHGGSADNLEISPNLWAGVGLVRGGAGTALVGSHAEVADRIAEYADLGIDHFILSGYPHVEEAYWFGEGVLPILAQRGRWQHPNKKNTHASGTTAFVGAGGASR, encoded by the coding sequence GTGACCACCAACCCGCTCTCCTTCCATTGGTTCTTGCCCACGTACGGAGACTCTCGCGGCCTCATCGCCGGCGGGCACGGCACCCATATGTCGGGCGACCGCCCCGCGACGCTGCGCTACCTCAAGCAAATCAGCTTCGCGGCGGAAGAAAACGGATTCGAGGCGGCGCTCACCCCCGCCGGAGCGTGGTGCGAGGACGCTTGGCTCACGACCGCGTTGCTGGCGGAGTCCGCCGAGACGCTGAAATTCCTCGTCGCCTTCCGCCCCGGTCTCATCAGCCCGACTTTGGCCGCGCAAATGGCGGCCACCTATCAATGGCACACCCAAGGCCGGCTCCTGCTGAACGTCGTCACCGGCGGCGAAGCGCACGAGCAGCAGGCGTACGGCGACTTTTTGCCGAAAGCTGAGCGTTACGAGCGCTGCGCGGAATTCCTCGACGTCGTGCGCAGGCTTTGGACCTCCCGGGACCCCGTCAGCCTCGACGGCAAGCACATACGGGTCCACGAGGCTTTGCTCGCCCGCAGGCCGGACCCTGTCCCGCCAGTGTTCTTCGGCGGCTCCTCGCCTGAGGCGGGCCAGGTCGCGGCAGCATACGCGGACACGTACCTCACCTGGGGCGAGCCCGTGGACGCGGTGCGCGAGAAACTTGATTGGATCCGCTCGCTCGCAGCCGAACGGGACCGTCAGCTGACCTACGGCCTGCGCATCCACGTCATCGCGCGGGACACGAGCGAGCAAGCCTGGGCCGAGGCGGCGCGGCTGCTCGCGGGCGTGGACCCCGCCGAGGTGGAGCGAGTGCAACACAATCTCGCCCGAAGCGAGTCAGAAGGGCAAAAGCGCATGCTCGCCTTGCACGGCGGGAGCGCCGACAACCTCGAGATCTCCCCCAATCTCTGGGCCGGGGTCGGCCTGGTCCGAGGCGGCGCGGGCACCGCGCTCGTCGGCTCGCACGCCGAAGTCGCCGACCGCATCGCCGAATACGCGGACCTCGGGATCGACCATTTCATCCTCTCCGGCTACCCGCACGTCGAAGAGGCCTACTGGTTCGGCGAGGGCGTGCTGCCGATTCTCGCGCAACGCGGCCGATGGCAGCACCCGAACAAGAAAAACACGCACGCCTCTGGCACCACGGCCTTCGTCGGCGCGGGAGGCGCATCGCGCTGA
- a CDS encoding hemolysin family protein, with amino-acid sequence MSVSDSLANATGLALAGLGCACLAGVFASVDAAIHSISAARIEELAAGERPGADRLLPIIADRARYVNLLVLLRLAFEITATAIAVVIAREFFRLGPSIAVGSTVMVLVSYVLIGVGPRTVGRQHAYQIAIASAIPLRIIGKLLGPLSKLLIVVGNAITPGRGFREGPFASEIELRELVDLAKERGVVADEERRMIQSVFELADTTAREIMVPRPDMVWIEADKTAVQAISLAVRSGHSRVPVIGETVDDVVGVVYLKDLVEQAFMGGSEGGSKPVAQFMRPAVFVPDSKPLDKLLEDMQRTRNHMALLVDEYGGIAGLVTIEDVLEEIVGEIVDEYDENEVAPVEQLGEGEYRVSARVHLEDLGELLDVELDEEEVDTVGGLIALLLGRVPLPGASVRASGLELVAEGGPDARGRLRISTVLVRKLGAEPSRAEKEAIA; translated from the coding sequence GTGAGCGTCTCGGACTCCCTCGCCAACGCGACGGGCCTCGCCCTCGCAGGACTGGGGTGCGCCTGCCTCGCCGGCGTGTTCGCGAGTGTCGACGCGGCGATCCATTCGATCTCCGCCGCCAGGATCGAAGAGCTCGCCGCAGGGGAGCGCCCCGGAGCCGACCGGCTCTTGCCCATCATCGCCGACCGGGCGCGGTATGTGAACCTGCTCGTGCTCTTGCGGCTGGCCTTCGAGATCACCGCGACAGCCATTGCGGTCGTCATCGCCAGAGAGTTTTTCCGCCTCGGGCCGAGCATCGCGGTCGGGTCCACCGTGATGGTGCTGGTCAGCTACGTGCTCATCGGGGTGGGGCCGCGCACCGTCGGCCGCCAGCACGCCTATCAGATCGCGATCGCCTCGGCCATCCCGCTCAGGATCATCGGCAAACTGCTCGGACCGCTCTCCAAACTGCTCATCGTCGTCGGCAACGCCATCACGCCGGGACGGGGCTTCCGCGAAGGCCCGTTCGCCTCGGAGATCGAGCTTCGCGAACTTGTCGACCTCGCCAAGGAGCGCGGCGTGGTGGCCGACGAGGAGCGGCGGATGATCCAGTCGGTTTTCGAACTCGCCGACACCACGGCGAGGGAAATCATGGTGCCCCGCCCGGACATGGTGTGGATCGAGGCGGACAAGACCGCGGTCCAGGCGATCTCCCTCGCGGTGCGCAGCGGGCATTCCAGGGTGCCGGTCATCGGCGAGACGGTGGACGACGTGGTCGGCGTGGTGTACCTCAAAGACTTGGTGGAGCAGGCGTTCATGGGCGGCAGCGAAGGCGGCTCGAAGCCCGTCGCCCAGTTCATGCGCCCGGCGGTGTTCGTGCCAGACTCCAAGCCGCTCGACAAGCTCTTGGAGGACATGCAGCGCACCCGCAACCACATGGCCCTGTTGGTGGACGAGTACGGCGGCATCGCTGGCCTGGTCACCATTGAGGACGTGTTGGAGGAGATCGTCGGGGAGATCGTGGACGAGTACGACGAGAACGAGGTCGCGCCGGTCGAGCAGCTCGGTGAGGGCGAGTACCGGGTTTCGGCCAGGGTGCACCTGGAAGACCTCGGCGAACTCTTGGACGTGGAGCTCGACGAGGAGGAAGTGGACACGGTGGGCGGTTTGATCGCGTTGCTCCTGGGCCGGGTGCCGCTGCCGGGGGCGTCGGTGCGAGCGAGCGGACTGGAATTGGTCGCCGAGGGCGGCCCGGACGCGCGGGGCCGGTTGCGCATCAGCACTGTGTTGGTGCGCAAACTCGGCGCCGAGCCCTCGCGCGCCGAGAAGGAGGCCATCGCGTGA
- the eno gene encoding phosphopyruvate hydratase codes for MASIEDVHAREVLDSRGNPTVEVEVLLEDGSAGRAAVPSGASTGEHEAVELRDGGPRYGGKGVEKAVEAVIRELGPAVVGFEAEDQRLVDQALIDADGTPAKSRLGANAVLGVSLAVAKAAANSVGLPLYRYLGGPNAHILPVPMLNILNGGAHADTGVDVQEFMIAPIGAPNFKDALRWGAEVYHALKAELKKRGLATGLGDEGGFAPQVAGTREALDLIDAAIGAAGLKLGSDVALALDVAATEFFTKGQGYAFEGKTRQAEQLGDFYESLLADYPLVSIEDPLAEDDWEGWVALTERIGSKVQLVGDDLFVTNPERLEEGIIKGAGNALLVKVNQIGSLTETFDAVSLAQTSGYKTMMSHRSGETEDTTIADLAVATSAGQIKTGAPARSERVAKYNQLLRIEEGLGDAARYAGELAFPRFEKA; via the coding sequence ATGGCGAGCATTGAGGACGTTCACGCGCGGGAAGTTCTCGACTCTCGGGGCAACCCGACAGTCGAGGTCGAGGTCCTGCTCGAAGACGGCAGCGCGGGAAGGGCCGCCGTCCCGTCCGGAGCGTCCACCGGCGAGCATGAGGCGGTGGAGCTGCGCGACGGCGGGCCGCGTTACGGCGGCAAGGGCGTGGAAAAAGCCGTCGAAGCGGTGATCCGGGAGCTCGGGCCTGCTGTCGTCGGCTTTGAGGCAGAGGACCAACGCCTCGTGGACCAGGCGCTGATCGACGCCGACGGCACTCCGGCGAAGTCCCGGCTGGGCGCGAACGCTGTGCTCGGCGTTTCTCTCGCTGTGGCGAAGGCGGCGGCCAATTCGGTTGGTTTGCCGCTGTACCGCTATCTCGGCGGCCCGAACGCGCACATTTTGCCGGTGCCGATGCTCAACATTCTCAACGGCGGCGCGCACGCTGACACCGGTGTGGATGTGCAGGAGTTCATGATCGCCCCCATCGGCGCCCCGAACTTCAAGGACGCGTTGCGCTGGGGGGCTGAGGTCTACCACGCGCTGAAGGCCGAGTTGAAGAAGCGCGGCTTGGCGACCGGCCTCGGCGACGAGGGCGGGTTCGCGCCCCAAGTGGCCGGGACGCGAGAGGCGCTCGACCTGATCGACGCCGCGATTGGCGCGGCGGGCCTCAAGCTCGGCTCCGACGTGGCGCTGGCGCTGGACGTGGCCGCGACTGAATTTTTCACCAAAGGCCAGGGGTACGCGTTCGAAGGCAAGACCCGTCAGGCGGAGCAGCTCGGCGACTTCTACGAGAGCCTGCTCGCCGATTACCCGTTGGTGTCCATAGAAGACCCGCTCGCCGAGGACGACTGGGAGGGCTGGGTCGCCCTGACCGAACGTATCGGCTCGAAAGTGCAGCTCGTCGGCGACGATTTGTTCGTCACGAACCCTGAACGGCTCGAAGAGGGCATCATCAAGGGCGCTGGCAACGCGCTGTTGGTGAAGGTGAACCAGATCGGTTCGCTGACCGAGACCTTTGACGCGGTCAGCCTCGCTCAGACCAGCGGGTACAAGACGATGATGAGCCACCGCTCCGGTGAGACCGAAGACACCACCATCGCAGACCTCGCCGTCGCGACTTCGGCAGGCCAGATCAAGACCGGAGCCCCGGCCCGCAGCGAGCGCGTCGCCAAGTACAACCAGCTGCTGCGCATTGAGGAAGGCCTCGGCGACGCCGCCCGGTACGCGGGCGAGCTCGCCTTCCCGAGGTTCGAGAAGGCATAG
- a CDS encoding PhoH family protein has product MAVRPVLAAIPSGPGETKPVRHRIDVEPKTMLLLLGSMDANLRVLEQVLPVDFHVRGDVLSLTGTAEDVARAENVVRELVELAEKGAALTPETVRQAARLQTVADESPVQVFGHGVLSRNGKTIRPKTLGQKQYVAAIDANTIVFGSGPAGTGKTYLAMAKAVQALESKQVRRIVLTRPVVEAGERLGFLPGTLHQKIDPYLRPLYDALREMMAPETAAKLLETEVIEVLPLAYMRGRTLNDSFIVLDEAQNTTAEQMKMFLTRLGFGSKMVITGDLSQGDLPHGRRSGLAQATGLLRDVDDIAVVNLTNADVVRHRLVAHIVQAYERAASDEEQQRGTARTKGKRP; this is encoded by the coding sequence CTGGCCGTCCGTCCGGTCCTAGCCGCCATCCCCAGTGGGCCGGGCGAGACCAAGCCGGTGCGCCACAGGATCGACGTCGAGCCGAAGACCATGTTGCTCCTGCTCGGGTCTATGGACGCCAATTTGCGGGTGCTCGAACAGGTTCTCCCGGTCGATTTCCACGTCAGAGGAGATGTGCTCTCGTTGACCGGAACGGCCGAGGACGTGGCCCGCGCCGAGAACGTGGTCCGCGAGCTCGTGGAACTCGCCGAGAAGGGCGCGGCGCTCACGCCCGAGACGGTGCGCCAGGCCGCCCGCCTGCAGACCGTCGCCGACGAGTCGCCAGTCCAGGTCTTCGGCCACGGCGTGCTCTCTCGCAACGGCAAGACGATCCGCCCCAAGACCCTCGGCCAGAAGCAGTACGTCGCGGCTATCGACGCCAACACCATCGTGTTCGGCTCAGGACCCGCTGGCACCGGCAAGACATACCTCGCCATGGCGAAGGCGGTCCAAGCGCTCGAGTCCAAACAAGTGCGCCGGATCGTGCTGACCCGCCCAGTCGTCGAAGCGGGGGAGCGCCTTGGCTTCCTGCCGGGCACGTTGCACCAGAAAATCGACCCGTATTTGCGTCCCCTCTACGACGCGCTCCGCGAGATGATGGCCCCCGAGACCGCTGCGAAGCTCCTGGAGACCGAGGTGATCGAAGTGCTCCCGCTGGCCTACATGCGCGGGCGGACCCTCAACGACAGCTTCATCGTTCTCGACGAGGCGCAGAACACGACCGCGGAGCAGATGAAAATGTTCCTCACCAGGCTCGGTTTCGGGTCGAAAATGGTCATCACCGGCGATCTTTCCCAAGGCGACCTTCCGCACGGGCGGCGCAGCGGCCTCGCCCAGGCGACCGGCCTCTTGCGCGACGTCGACGACATCGCCGTCGTGAACCTCACGAACGCCGACGTGGTGCGCCACCGCTTGGTCGCGCACATCGTCCAGGCGTACGAGCGGGCGGCGTCGGACGAAGAGCAGCAGCGCGGCACAGCGAGAACAAAGGGGAAGCGCCCGTGA
- a CDS encoding phosphatase, whose protein sequence is MLEPQRIAAVDCGTNSLRLLIGEAGPGGVRALRRETRIVGLGEGVDQTGRFCAEAMQRTLAALTEYAELMRHWGVRRAVMVATSASRDARNAEEFLGRARAVLAAVAPDSHARVISGQEEARLSFTGATAGLAAAPPQVVVDVGGGSTELAIGTGSDVMGTVSLDMGCVRLTERFVRDDPPLRTEIDQVRAYVRGLLRAEEPAGVREARTAVAVAGTALTVAAVAFDHAALEPGLLSGSRLSVSQVVATAELLGAMTLAERSALGPMDSGRAPVIAAGAWILAEVGLYVQERAGVGEFVLREEDILDGALASLLP, encoded by the coding sequence ATGCTTGAGCCGCAGCGGATCGCAGCGGTCGATTGCGGCACCAACTCGTTGCGGCTCCTGATCGGCGAGGCGGGACCGGGCGGGGTCCGGGCATTGCGCAGGGAGACCCGGATCGTCGGATTGGGCGAGGGAGTGGATCAGACAGGGCGCTTCTGCGCCGAGGCGATGCAGCGGACGCTTGCCGCGTTGACGGAGTACGCGGAATTGATGCGCCATTGGGGTGTCCGTAGAGCCGTGATGGTGGCCACCTCCGCTTCGCGCGACGCGCGGAACGCCGAGGAATTCCTCGGCCGAGCCCGCGCCGTCCTCGCCGCTGTGGCCCCGGATTCGCACGCGCGTGTCATCAGCGGGCAGGAGGAGGCCCGGTTGAGTTTCACCGGAGCCACGGCGGGGCTGGCCGCCGCGCCGCCGCAGGTCGTCGTGGACGTCGGCGGCGGCTCCACCGAACTCGCCATCGGGACGGGTTCCGATGTCATGGGGACAGTCTCGTTGGATATGGGATGCGTGCGGCTCACCGAGCGGTTCGTGCGCGACGACCCGCCGCTGCGCACTGAGATCGACCAGGTCCGCGCGTATGTCCGGGGCTTGCTCCGCGCCGAGGAGCCCGCCGGTGTGCGGGAAGCCCGAACAGCGGTCGCAGTGGCGGGCACCGCGCTGACGGTGGCGGCGGTCGCTTTCGACCACGCCGCGCTCGAGCCGGGCCTTCTTTCGGGGTCGCGGTTGTCCGTCTCGCAGGTGGTGGCGACGGCGGAGCTGCTGGGCGCGATGACTCTCGCAGAGCGGTCCGCCCTGGGGCCGATGGACTCGGGACGCGCTCCGGTCATTGCGGCCGGGGCCTGGATTCTCGCGGAGGTCGGGCTGTATGTGCAGGAGCGCGCGGGGGTGGGGGAGTTCGTGTTGCGAGAAGAGGACATTCTCGACGGGGCGCTGGCCTCGCTGCTCCCCTAG
- the era gene encoding GTPase Era, which produces MTDKSAEHGRTLPRAMGGGAARQGFQDGFRSGFVCFAGRPNVGKSSLINALVGEEVMITSAHPQTTRRAVRAIMNAPDHQIVIVDTPGVHRPRTALSERLNDTAAQAFAEVDVVGFCVPADEDIGPGDKFILEQVRREAPKARIVGLVTKIDKRGRGRTAAQLLALSALLGPEHDVVPVSRQSPEQLSALAELLVSLMPQGPPWYPTDQVVDDSDEARVAELIREAALSRLREELPHSVMVVVEETQRKKDLWVVYASVYVERSSQKAIVIGAKGSVLREIGTVARSRIEAAFGVRAHLDLRVKIAKDWQRDPKQLDRFGF; this is translated from the coding sequence GTGACGGACAAATCCGCCGAGCACGGCCGAACTTTGCCGCGGGCAATGGGGGGCGGCGCGGCCCGGCAAGGATTCCAGGACGGTTTCCGCTCGGGGTTCGTCTGCTTCGCGGGCAGGCCCAATGTTGGCAAATCCTCGCTCATCAACGCGCTCGTCGGAGAAGAAGTGATGATCACTTCCGCGCATCCGCAGACGACGCGGCGCGCGGTGCGGGCGATCATGAACGCACCGGACCACCAAATCGTCATCGTGGACACACCCGGGGTGCACCGCCCGCGCACCGCGCTGTCCGAACGCCTCAACGACACCGCCGCGCAGGCCTTCGCCGAAGTGGACGTGGTCGGATTTTGCGTCCCCGCGGACGAGGACATCGGGCCGGGGGACAAGTTCATCCTTGAACAGGTGCGTCGCGAGGCTCCGAAAGCCCGGATCGTCGGTCTGGTCACCAAGATCGACAAACGCGGCAGGGGGCGCACGGCGGCGCAGCTGCTCGCCCTCTCGGCGCTGCTCGGCCCCGAGCACGACGTCGTGCCGGTTTCCCGGCAGTCGCCCGAACAATTGTCGGCGCTCGCCGAGCTGTTGGTGAGCCTCATGCCGCAAGGCCCGCCGTGGTACCCGACGGACCAGGTGGTCGACGACTCGGACGAGGCCCGCGTGGCGGAGCTCATCCGCGAGGCGGCCCTTTCCCGGCTGCGCGAGGAGCTGCCGCATTCGGTCATGGTGGTCGTCGAGGAGACCCAGCGCAAGAAAGACCTCTGGGTCGTGTACGCGTCGGTCTATGTGGAGCGCTCAAGCCAGAAAGCCATTGTGATCGGAGCCAAAGGGTCCGTGCTGCGAGAAATAGGCACAGTGGCCCGCTCGCGCATCGAAGCCGCCTTCGGCGTGCGGGCGCATTTGGACTTGCGAGTGAAAATCGCCAAAGATTGGCAGCGCGATCCTAAGCAGCTGGACCGTTTCGGGTTTTGA
- a CDS encoding septum formation initiator, which produces MFQAMFARRAVLLALVVCGLALTLAGPLRVYLTQQHEMSQLAAQERQKQEAIDVLRYQRARRDSNANEIIQARGMGYVFPGEIPVQVMLPSRGEAPSAQAAPERKKEGPWYGQIWNSIAVPAAP; this is translated from the coding sequence ATGTTCCAAGCGATGTTCGCCCGCCGAGCCGTGTTGCTCGCGTTGGTGGTGTGCGGTCTGGCGTTGACTTTGGCCGGGCCGCTACGGGTGTACCTCACGCAACAACATGAGATGTCCCAGCTCGCCGCCCAGGAGCGCCAAAAGCAGGAGGCCATCGACGTGTTGCGCTACCAACGGGCGCGCCGTGACTCCAACGCGAACGAGATCATCCAGGCCAGGGGCATGGGCTATGTCTTCCCCGGGGAGATCCCGGTGCAGGTGATGCTGCCGTCCCGCGGCGAGGCGCCGTCCGCGCAGGCGGCGCCCGAGCGGAAAAAAGAAGGCCCCTGGTACGGGCAAATCTGGAACTCGATCGCCGTCCCCGCCGCGCCGTGA